The sequence below is a genomic window from Lentimicrobium saccharophilum.
TAACTGTAGAGGGATTCCAGCTCATCGGTTTCATCGGCGACATTGAAACCCAGCAACGCCATAATCCTGTAGCGGATAATGGCCCTTGCCTTGTGAATGCAGCATCGGGAGTTGTGGGCGGCGGTATTGCGCGGCGCCATATCGAGGGGTATCCGGTCAATTTCGTCAAGCCTCCCCTGGGTGTAAAGCCTGCAAAGCCGGGTGATGATCTCCCTGCGGATCAGGGTGGCATTATTGGTTTGCGCCATGCGACAGTTCCTCCCTGACTTTAGCAATTACTTTCTGAATATTTGCCTCCTCAATCAGCGCCTGATTGACCATAACAAACGGAGGTTTGCCAAACCCTGCCTTTTGACAGTATCCCGGACAGTTCATCCCCTGCACCCTGACCTTGTTTCTGAACTCTACGGGAAGATGCTCTCCCAGCATTTCGAAAGCCGATCCCCCCATGATAAAACAAAGGGTTCCAAAGCAAATTTTTATTTCAACCATCCCGTCCATATTTGTTTCAGATAAAGTCCAGATGTACCTCTTTCAGATACCTATCTTCAAGCAACCGCTTTATTTTTTTCACCACATTCCTTCTGATTTCCAGCTCAACAGGCAGGCTGGGATCCTGGTGAGCTTCGTTGATGCGGGTGCCGGCCAGCAGGTAAATCTGATCGTTGTTAAGCAGCAGCCTCAGCAGCGCAGAAGCGGCATCCCTGCCTTTCACCGGCAGGGAAACACCCTCCTCCAACCGGGCTGAAACGCGGCCAAGGGTAAGCACGCCCTCCGTCACCAGATCTACGCCTTTCATGCGTGATACGGGAGGAATACCGTCAGACATGGTTTCAAGACTTACTTCTATCCCACGACCGGTTTCACGGGCGACAATCTCTGCCGTAGTACCTCCGCATAGCACCTTTTGTCCTGAAAACGACTCCACAATCTTGGCAAGCCTGTGGTCGTCGGCATTGTGATAGGGAGGCCCCGAGCAAAGCAGCAGTCGGCGCGGTCTCCTGAAATAGATGACCACGCAGGAAGTATCATCATTGGCAGAGTAAATGTCGTTGGCATGTGCCCGCTCCACCATTCTTCCCGAAAGATCAGCTGCCGAAATTCCCGGCTCCTGCTGCAGTAAATGGCATACCCAATCCCCTGTTGCTGCCATATCCCAGCCGAAAGGATACATACTGGTTCCTATCCCCGATTGGCTGATGCCATCGCTCATCAGAATTATCCGGTCTTCGCGCCTGGCCAGAAAAGTGCTGCACGCAAGTTCGCGCTTCCGGGCTACCCTGCGGTTTATCACGAGCTTCGTTTGATTGGTTTTCAAAACTTTGCAATCTCTGATTACCAGCGGAGCCGGGTTATCGAAATTGACAATGCGGGTTTCACCATCTGCATCGCTGTCAACAATGGTAAA
It includes:
- a CDS encoding SpoIIE family protein phosphatase encodes the protein MNGSEFYIEIASRQLCKKGETICGDVFLSRKIQEENRIITVLSDGLGSGVRANVLATLTATMGLNFTMERYPHERTARTILDTLPVDRERKISYATFTIVDSDADGETRIVNFDNPAPLVIRDCKVLKTNQTKLVINRRVARKRELACSTFLARREDRIILMSDGISQSGIGTSMYPFGWDMAATGDWVCHLLQQEPGISAADLSGRMVERAHANDIYSANDDTSCVVIYFRRPRRLLLCSGPPYHNADDHRLAKIVESFSGQKVLCGGTTAEIVARETGRGIEVSLETMSDGIPPVSRMKGVDLVTEGVLTLGRVSARLEEGVSLPVKGRDAASALLRLLLNNDQIYLLAGTRINEAHQDPSLPVELEIRRNVVKKIKRLLEDRYLKEVHLDFI
- a CDS encoding thioredoxin domain-containing protein, yielding MVEIKICFGTLCFIMGGSAFEMLGEHLPVEFRNKVRVQGMNCPGYCQKAGFGKPPFVMVNQALIEEANIQKVIAKVREELSHGANQ